The Diorhabda sublineata isolate icDioSubl1.1 chromosome 6, icDioSubl1.1, whole genome shotgun sequence genome includes a window with the following:
- the LOC130446050 gene encoding integrin alpha-PS1-like isoform X1 gives MFITRGTLILTLIFCSEYISCFNFEDRDPLVKKAPEDQKGSYFGFSVAQHSTLNLPSNQSDNEFWILVGAPLGKNLQPYTNQSGALFKCPISNYDDDCIQVETDGKRFADFDYDDTETDSSVLKPHEANEIKEGQWLGVTVKSQKPGGIVIVCAHRYIKSENLEEFHYGQGLCYLLDKDLNTYESLLLCKGRPMEKLHQQFGFCQVGTSASFVGDEFALLGAPGPYTWRGTVFGQIVVGEYLNRDKTTYHGPFGDIDIIDKYSYLGMSVGGGHFFSKTEYTYIAGAPRSKMVGQVYFFKKYSLNEDLNISLILTGEQFAASYGYEILAVDVNNDGYDDLLVGAPFYYSSEEKGGAVYIYYNIRNCVDDNHCHYDNVLYGKLESRFGFAMTSLGDINKDGYKDVAIGAPYENDYGAVYIYLGSANGLSNEPSQIIREKNIRALGYSLSGGLDMDNNGYPDLLVGAFESDRVLLFKARPIIDIKITVESTELLNINASKKGCHNIPDNNHTCFSFKTCFKVIGDIKKDAKFDVIYNIAEEKKIVNRIWFVDELHHDKRSPYKSAVVPVSGYSKLYCQEETVNLKDGVSDILTPIEFRVNYTLENNTYHTPILNKTSVKIIRASFQKECGSDDICESNLTLTASTDLDLDETGAYKVQIINEDFVLEVNVSNSGESAYEAKLFVVHPKTISYVTLKNDRNVSDGIKCLFNNETLVICNIGNPLQKNTKINLKLRFEISRDIKDPKLQLNMFVNSTSKELSKHTSETLVAVLMKIAKFQITGKASSNLFYGGKVIGESAVKYLDDIGAKVIHKYQIDNNGQWDLADVKVFIKWPLQVSPGPDYPDRPGKWLLYLENNAKLYGVDGFCAPLGTARPNELQLNTSKFEPDEPENLMLPSDFEQILNMSKSHSRSKRSTNYIVPYEVTEKGGKRRKIVIMDCFSGSAKCIDILCTIRKLNKGIEINSIYFVSTHTHTHTHTHIFILYRSLGNQAEIDIQSRIWNSTLVEDYSNLDWVVIKSTATVLIEDGSFNISSDTISEYSAETIAYPAIVSADTELNWLIIGGAVFVGLLLLILLIFVLYKCGFFKRKRISDDPTLSGNLQKKSEADHLLTE, from the exons atgtttattacacgAGGAActttaattttaactttaattttctGCAGTGAATATATTTCgtgttttaattttgaagataGGGATCCGCTAGTTAAAAAAGCTCCCGAAGACCAAAAAGGTTCTTACTTTGGTTTCAGCGTTGCCCAACACAGCACCCTAAATTTACCGAGCAACCAGTCGGATAATGAATTTTGGATACTTGTAGGAGCACCCCTCGGAAAAAATTTGCAACCATACACGAATCAATCCGGAGCTTTATTCAAGTGTCCAATTTCTAATTATGACGATGACTGCATTCAAGTAGAAACAGATGGTAAAAGATTTGCCGATTTCGATTACGACGATACAGAAACAGATTCCTCAGTTTTAAAACCTCACGAAGctaatgaaattaaagaagGGCAATGGTTAGGAGTCACCGTCAAATCGCAAAAACCCGGTGGTATTGTAATAGTTTGTGCACACAGAtatataaaaagtgaaaatttagaAGAATTTCATTATGGTCAAGGTCTCTGCTACCTTTTAGATAAAGATCTGAATACCTATGAGAGTTTGTTATTATGTAAAGGTAGACCTATGGAAAAACTCCATCAGCAGTTTGGATTTTGCCAAGTAGGTACTAGTGCATCATTTGTTGGGGATGAGTTTGCTTTGTTAGGTGCTCCCGGTCCTTATACTTGGAGAGGTACTGTCTTTGGACAGATTGTTGTTGGAGAATACCTCAATAGAGACAAGACTACATATCACGGGCCGTTTGGAGACATtgatataattgataaatacaG ttaTTTGGGCATGAGCGTCGGCGGAGGGCATTTTTTCAGCAAAACTGAATATACTTACATAGCCGGAGCACCTAGGTCTAAAATGGTCGGACAggtgtattttttcaaaaaatacagtCTCAACGAAGATTTGAATATATCATTAATATTAACAGGCGAACAATTCGCGGCTAGTTATGGTTACGAAATACTCGCGGTCGATGTTAACAACGACGGTTACGACGATTTATTAGTAGGCGCCCCCTTTTATTATAGCAGTGAAGAAAAAGGTGGAGcagtatatatttattacaatataagaaattgtGTTGACGACAACCACTGTCATTATGATAACGTATTGTATGGAAAATTAGAATCTAGATTCGGATTCGCGATGACCTCGTTGGGTGACATAAATAAAGACGGTTACAAAGACGTCGCCATAGGAGCCCCTTACGAGAACGATTACGGAGCCGTTTATATATATTTGGGTTCAGCTAATGGTTTAAGTAACGAACCTTCACaaataattagagaaaaaaatataagagcACTGGGATATTCTTTGAGCGGCGGTCTCGATATGGATAATAACGGTTATCCCGATTTATTAGTGGGAGCGTTCGAATCCGACAGGGTACTTTTATTTAAAGCCAGACCAATTATAGATATCAAAATAACAGTGGAAAGCACggaattattgaatataaatgCTTCGAAAAAAGGTTGCCACAACATACCCGACAATAACCATACGTGTTTCTCGTTTAAAACTTGTTTTAAGGTTATAGGAGATATTAAAAAAGACGCCAAGTTCGACGTAATTTACAATATAgctgaagaaaagaaaatcgtCAATAGAATTTGGTTCGTCGATGAATTACATCATGATAAACGATCACCGTATAAATCGGCAGTTGTACCGGTTAGCggatattcaaaattatactgtCAAGAAGAAACGGTCAATTTAAAAGACGGCGTAAGCGATATATTGACACCTATCGAATTTAGAGTGAATTATACTTTAGAAAATAACACCTACCACACGCCGATCTTGAATAAAACTTCCGTTAAAATAATTAGGGCTAGTTTTCAAAAAGAATGCGGCTCCGACGATATTTGCGAAAGTAATTTGACGTTAACGGCGAGTACCGATTTGGATTTGGACGAAACCGGAGCTTATAAAGTGCAAATCATAAACGAAGATTTCGTTTTGGAAGTAAACGTTTCTAATAGCGGCGAATCCGCATACGAAGCCAAACTTTTCGTCGTACATCCCAAAACTATAAGTTACGTAACGTTGAAAAACGACCGTAACGTATCGGACGGCATCAAATGTTTGTTTAATAACGAAACCTTGGTAATTTGTAATATAGGCAATCCCttacaaaaaaatacgaaaattaaccTCAAATTGCGTTTCGAAATATCGAGGGATATCAAAGATCCGAAATTGCAATTAAATATGTTCGTCAATTCTACGTCCAAGGAATTATCTAAACATACGTCAGAGACGTTGGTTGCGGTTTTAATGAAAATAGCAAAGTTCCAGATAACTGGCAAGGCGTCCTCGAATTTGTTTTATGGTGGAAAAGTGATTGGAGAATCGGCGGTTAAATATTTGGATGATATCGGCGCTAAAGTTATTCACAAATACCAAATTGATAATAACGGACAATGGGATTTGGCAGATGTAAAG gttttcaTAAAATGGCCTTTACAAGTATCGCCAGGTCCGGATTATCCAGATAGACCCGGTAAATGGCTTCTGTATCTCGAAAATAATGCGAAATTGTACGGAGTCGACGGTTTCTGCGCTCCGCTAGGAACCGCAAGACCCAACGAATTACAACTAAATACCTCAAAATTCGAACCGGACGAACCGGAAAATTTAATGCTACCCAGCGATTTCGAACAAATACTTAATATGAGCAAATCACATTCTCGAAGCAAAAGAAGTACGAACTATATTGTCCCGTACGAAGTGACTGAAAAAGGtgggaaaagaagaaaaatcgtGATTATGGATTGCTTTTCCGGAAGTGCAAAATGCATCGACATATTATGTACGATAAGAAAACTTAACAAaggtattgaaataaattcaatttacttCGTatccacacacacacacacacacacacacacacacatctTTATTTTATATCGTTCTCTAGGTAACCAGGCTGAAATAGACATCCAATCCCGTATCTGGAATTCGACCCTAGTTGAAGATTACAGCAATTTGGATTGGGTCGTGATAAAATCGACGGCAACGGTATTAATCGAAGATGGGTCTTTCAACATTAGCTCCGATACTATTTCCGAATATTCAGCAGAAACGATCGCGTATCCGGCAATAGTTTCGGCGGATACAGAATTGAATTGGTTGATAATAGGCGGTGCCGTATTCGTAGGATTGCTACTTCTCATTCTACTCATattcgttttatataaatgcgGTTTCTTCAAAAGGAAACGTATCAGTGACGATCCTACGTTATCgggaaatttacaaaaaaaaagcgAAGCCGATCATTTACttacagaataa
- the LOC130446050 gene encoding integrin alpha-PS1-like isoform X2, whose translation MFITRGTLILTLIFCSEYISCFNFEDRDPLVKKAPEDQKGSYFGFSVAQHSTLNLPSNQSDNEFWILVGAPLGKNLQPYTNQSGALFKCPISNYDDDCIQVETDGKRFADFDYDDTETDSSVLKPHEANEIKEGQWLGVTVKSQKPGGIVIVCAHRYIKSENLEEFHYGQGLCYLLDKDLNTYESLLLCKGRPMEKLHQQFGFCQVGTSASFVGDEFALLGAPGPYTWRGTVFGQIVVGEYLNRDKTTYHGPFGDIDIIDKYSYLGMSVGGGHFFSKTEYTYIAGAPRSKMVGQVYFFKKYSLNEDLNISLILTGEQFAASYGYEILAVDVNNDGYDDLLVGAPFYYSSEEKGGAVYIYYNIRNCVDDNHCHYDNVLYGKLESRFGFAMTSLGDINKDGYKDVAIGAPYENDYGAVYIYLGSANGLSNEPSQIIREKNIRALGYSLSGGLDMDNNGYPDLLVGAFESDRVLLFKARPIIDIKITVESTELLNINASKKGCHNIPDNNHTCFSFKTCFKVIGDIKKDAKFDVIYNIAEEKKIVNRIWFVDELHHDKRSPYKSAVVPVSGYSKLYCQEETVNLKDGVSDILTPIEFRVNYTLENNTYHTPILNKTSVKIIRASFQKECGSDDICESNLTLTASTDLDLDETGAYKVQIINEDFVLEVNVSNSGESAYEAKLFVVHPKTISYVTLKNDRNVSDGIKCLFNNETLVICNIGNPLQKNTKINLKLRFEISRDIKDPKLQLNMFVNSTSKELSKHTSETLVAVLMKIAKFQITGKASSNLFYGGKVIGESAVKYLDDIGAKVIHKYQIDNNGQWDLADVKVFIKWPLQVSPGPDYPDRPGKWLLYLENNAKLYGVDGFCAPLGTARPNELQLNTSKFEPDEPENLMLPSDFEQILNMSKSHSRSKRSTNYIVPYEVTEKGGKRRKIVIMDCFSGSAKCIDILCTIRKLNKGNQAEIDIQSRIWNSTLVEDYSNLDWVVIKSTATVLIEDGSFNISSDTISEYSAETIAYPAIVSADTELNWLIIGGAVFVGLLLLILLIFVLYKCGFFKRKRISDDPTLSGNLQKKSEADHLLTE comes from the exons atgtttattacacgAGGAActttaattttaactttaattttctGCAGTGAATATATTTCgtgttttaattttgaagataGGGATCCGCTAGTTAAAAAAGCTCCCGAAGACCAAAAAGGTTCTTACTTTGGTTTCAGCGTTGCCCAACACAGCACCCTAAATTTACCGAGCAACCAGTCGGATAATGAATTTTGGATACTTGTAGGAGCACCCCTCGGAAAAAATTTGCAACCATACACGAATCAATCCGGAGCTTTATTCAAGTGTCCAATTTCTAATTATGACGATGACTGCATTCAAGTAGAAACAGATGGTAAAAGATTTGCCGATTTCGATTACGACGATACAGAAACAGATTCCTCAGTTTTAAAACCTCACGAAGctaatgaaattaaagaagGGCAATGGTTAGGAGTCACCGTCAAATCGCAAAAACCCGGTGGTATTGTAATAGTTTGTGCACACAGAtatataaaaagtgaaaatttagaAGAATTTCATTATGGTCAAGGTCTCTGCTACCTTTTAGATAAAGATCTGAATACCTATGAGAGTTTGTTATTATGTAAAGGTAGACCTATGGAAAAACTCCATCAGCAGTTTGGATTTTGCCAAGTAGGTACTAGTGCATCATTTGTTGGGGATGAGTTTGCTTTGTTAGGTGCTCCCGGTCCTTATACTTGGAGAGGTACTGTCTTTGGACAGATTGTTGTTGGAGAATACCTCAATAGAGACAAGACTACATATCACGGGCCGTTTGGAGACATtgatataattgataaatacaG ttaTTTGGGCATGAGCGTCGGCGGAGGGCATTTTTTCAGCAAAACTGAATATACTTACATAGCCGGAGCACCTAGGTCTAAAATGGTCGGACAggtgtattttttcaaaaaatacagtCTCAACGAAGATTTGAATATATCATTAATATTAACAGGCGAACAATTCGCGGCTAGTTATGGTTACGAAATACTCGCGGTCGATGTTAACAACGACGGTTACGACGATTTATTAGTAGGCGCCCCCTTTTATTATAGCAGTGAAGAAAAAGGTGGAGcagtatatatttattacaatataagaaattgtGTTGACGACAACCACTGTCATTATGATAACGTATTGTATGGAAAATTAGAATCTAGATTCGGATTCGCGATGACCTCGTTGGGTGACATAAATAAAGACGGTTACAAAGACGTCGCCATAGGAGCCCCTTACGAGAACGATTACGGAGCCGTTTATATATATTTGGGTTCAGCTAATGGTTTAAGTAACGAACCTTCACaaataattagagaaaaaaatataagagcACTGGGATATTCTTTGAGCGGCGGTCTCGATATGGATAATAACGGTTATCCCGATTTATTAGTGGGAGCGTTCGAATCCGACAGGGTACTTTTATTTAAAGCCAGACCAATTATAGATATCAAAATAACAGTGGAAAGCACggaattattgaatataaatgCTTCGAAAAAAGGTTGCCACAACATACCCGACAATAACCATACGTGTTTCTCGTTTAAAACTTGTTTTAAGGTTATAGGAGATATTAAAAAAGACGCCAAGTTCGACGTAATTTACAATATAgctgaagaaaagaaaatcgtCAATAGAATTTGGTTCGTCGATGAATTACATCATGATAAACGATCACCGTATAAATCGGCAGTTGTACCGGTTAGCggatattcaaaattatactgtCAAGAAGAAACGGTCAATTTAAAAGACGGCGTAAGCGATATATTGACACCTATCGAATTTAGAGTGAATTATACTTTAGAAAATAACACCTACCACACGCCGATCTTGAATAAAACTTCCGTTAAAATAATTAGGGCTAGTTTTCAAAAAGAATGCGGCTCCGACGATATTTGCGAAAGTAATTTGACGTTAACGGCGAGTACCGATTTGGATTTGGACGAAACCGGAGCTTATAAAGTGCAAATCATAAACGAAGATTTCGTTTTGGAAGTAAACGTTTCTAATAGCGGCGAATCCGCATACGAAGCCAAACTTTTCGTCGTACATCCCAAAACTATAAGTTACGTAACGTTGAAAAACGACCGTAACGTATCGGACGGCATCAAATGTTTGTTTAATAACGAAACCTTGGTAATTTGTAATATAGGCAATCCCttacaaaaaaatacgaaaattaaccTCAAATTGCGTTTCGAAATATCGAGGGATATCAAAGATCCGAAATTGCAATTAAATATGTTCGTCAATTCTACGTCCAAGGAATTATCTAAACATACGTCAGAGACGTTGGTTGCGGTTTTAATGAAAATAGCAAAGTTCCAGATAACTGGCAAGGCGTCCTCGAATTTGTTTTATGGTGGAAAAGTGATTGGAGAATCGGCGGTTAAATATTTGGATGATATCGGCGCTAAAGTTATTCACAAATACCAAATTGATAATAACGGACAATGGGATTTGGCAGATGTAAAG gttttcaTAAAATGGCCTTTACAAGTATCGCCAGGTCCGGATTATCCAGATAGACCCGGTAAATGGCTTCTGTATCTCGAAAATAATGCGAAATTGTACGGAGTCGACGGTTTCTGCGCTCCGCTAGGAACCGCAAGACCCAACGAATTACAACTAAATACCTCAAAATTCGAACCGGACGAACCGGAAAATTTAATGCTACCCAGCGATTTCGAACAAATACTTAATATGAGCAAATCACATTCTCGAAGCAAAAGAAGTACGAACTATATTGTCCCGTACGAAGTGACTGAAAAAGGtgggaaaagaagaaaaatcgtGATTATGGATTGCTTTTCCGGAAGTGCAAAATGCATCGACATATTATGTACGATAAGAAAACTTAACAAag GTAACCAGGCTGAAATAGACATCCAATCCCGTATCTGGAATTCGACCCTAGTTGAAGATTACAGCAATTTGGATTGGGTCGTGATAAAATCGACGGCAACGGTATTAATCGAAGATGGGTCTTTCAACATTAGCTCCGATACTATTTCCGAATATTCAGCAGAAACGATCGCGTATCCGGCAATAGTTTCGGCGGATACAGAATTGAATTGGTTGATAATAGGCGGTGCCGTATTCGTAGGATTGCTACTTCTCATTCTACTCATattcgttttatataaatgcgGTTTCTTCAAAAGGAAACGTATCAGTGACGATCCTACGTTATCgggaaatttacaaaaaaaaagcgAAGCCGATCATTTACttacagaataa